A region of the Mesorhizobium shangrilense genome:
AGAGCGACGACTTCAAGATGATGATGGCCGAAAGCAGCAAGACGTCGCGGCTGTGGAGTCGGTCGGAAAAATTCGGCAAGGGCGGTTCGGCGGCGTTCGGCGGATTGCTCGACGAATGGGACGATCTCTATAAGCCGGGCGACGTGTTTCTGGGCCGGTCGATGTATGACCGCTCGCGGATTGGCAGCAGCGATCCGCGCGGCGTTCTGACCATCGCCTCGTCGCGTAGCGGCAAGGGGCGAAGCGCCATCATGCCCAATCTTCTGATGTGGCCGGGGTCGGCGTTGATCATCGATCCGAAGGGCACGAATGCTGCGGTCACCGCGTTGGCCAGAGGTCAAGGCGGAGGACGCCTGACGCACTGGCTGGGTCAGGACGTTCATGTCGTCGACCCGTTCGGCATCGTCAAAGACGTCGAAGGCGCGGGCTTCAATCCGCTTGCGGATATCGATATCGACAGCCTGACCGCCAACGAGGACATCGAGCTGCTTGCCGAGGCGCTGGTGGAGCCGGAGCGGGAGGGCGGCAGCAACACCAAGCATTTCGAGGAATCGGCGCGCATCATCATTGGCGGGGTGATCGCCTTCGTGCTCGAGACGTTCAACAATCCGACCTTGATGGATGTCCGGGCGGGTTTGGTGCAGCCCGATGACAGGCGTGCCGAGATGTTCAAGCGGATGATGGACAGCACCGCCGCGGGGGGTATGCCGCGCAATGCGGCGACGCTCGTGCGGTCGGCCGGCAATCAGGAGCTGGGTGGGATGATGACCACGGTCCTGCGTCATACCGCGTGGCTCGACGCGCCGGCTATGCGGCAGGTGCTGACGCGGTCGAGCTTTGTGATGGGTGACCTCAAGAAGCGGCCGACGTCGGTCTATCTGGTGTTGCCGCCCGAGATGCTGAAGATCCATGGCCGCTTTCTGCGCATGTTCGTCAACATGACCTTGAGCGCGGTGCCGCGGGGCGGCCGCAGCGAGACTCCGATCCTCATGCTGATGGACGAGTTCTATGCGCTCGGCCGTCTGGACTCGCTGGTCAAGGCGTCGGGGGCGCTTGCCGGTTACAATCTGCGGCTGTGGCCGATGCTGCAGAATATCAGCCAGCTGAAGGAGCTCTATCCGCAAAACTGGCAGAGCTTTTTCGCCAATGCCGGGGCGGTGCAGGTGTTCGGCGTCAACGACACCGAGACGGCCCGTGAGGTCGCCAGGATGCTTGGGCGCCGGGCGGTGGAGGAGGTGCGGGACGGCAAGACGTTCCGCACCATGGTCAACCTGATCGAGGAGGAGGAGCTGGGTGAGGCGCTGTCGATCGACGATGGCCGCCAGCTGATCTTGCGCTCGGGCAGGACGCCGCTGCTCCTGAAGAAGCTGAACTACGACCGGGCGTTCAAGCGCAGCGAGTACATGCCGGATCCGGACTACCGCGAGGAGGTCGGGTGGTGGGAGTATTGGAAATAGAGGTCGACGACGACGTCGCGGCCGAGCTCGAGGCGCTGTTCGCCGCGCATCCGGAGTGGAGCGAGGCTGAACGCTGGCGGGCGGTGTTGTGGGACGGCATCGACCGGCTGACGCGCGAGCCGCCTGAGTTGGATGATGACGATCGCATGCCGACCGAGGCGGAGGTGCGGGCCGCCGAAGCCGAGCGGCGCGCCGCACGCGAGCAGAAGCTGGGCGCTGACCTCGCGTGGGCGGTGGATGTGTTTTTGGGCCGTCGCCCGGGCGAGCGTCGAAAGCGTGAGCCGCGCTTTGTCGATATGCGTCTGGATGTGTCGGTGGCGGCCGACTTGGCCGTCGTCGCGGTCTGGCTCGAGAAGGCGCGCCGTCTGCGTTATGGCGCCGATCCGGAGGCTGTCGACGTGTCGATCGACATGAGCGAGCGCGATGATCTGCGGCTGGCGCGCCAGCATGTGCGCGACATCGTGCGCCGCAGTCTGACGGATCGCCTGGCGTGGCTGCACTGGGGTTGGCATCCGGGGTCGGGGAGGGAGAGCGACGATGCCCGTGTATAAGGTAGAGGTCGACGACGAGACCGCCGAGGCCGTGACTCAGTTGCGGGCCCGGAGCAATCGTGCCGGCGCGCGTGATTTCTGGCGGACGACGTTGCATGAGGGCCTCGATTTTGCGCTGGTGTTTCCGGAGGCGACGGTCGAGGAGGCCGCCCGAGACGCTGCACGATGGGCAGCGGAAGAGGCCGCCGGGGCGGCGGCGAAGGCCAGGCGCCGCGCGCAGGTCGAGCGGTTCCTGCCGCAGCTGAAAGCGTGGGCGGCGGCGATGCCGGAGCCGGCGGGCGACGCGCGTGTCGTCGCCAGCGTTCATCTGCGGTCGCACGAGGCGCGGCTGGCGGGATTTCTCGGCTGTGTCAGCGCGCTGCAGGCGCGCGGCTTACCGGTCGGACGGCTCGAAGTTGATCTTGGTAGCGCCGCCGACCGCCGCGCCGCGCGGGACTACGTCCGGCATCTTGTCGTGGATGAACTGCGCGGCGAGCAGGCGAAGCTGCGTGACGGCAGTCATTCCTTTCTTCAGCCCGGCGAATGGGAGGACGACGAGGAGCTGCCGTTCTGAGCGCAAAAAAAGAACGGCCCGGTTTGACCCGGGCCGTTCGGCGATCAGTCGTAGAGGGCTTCGTCAGGCAGCCCGTCGGCGGTGTCGATGCCGAACAGGCGCGTCAGCGCCGCATCGACGTCTGACCAGTAGGCCGGGTGTTCCGTGCCGGTGAAGCGTTCGTCGCAAGCCATGTCATTCTCCTTGGTTTTTGTTTTGAGACTGCGGCCATCGCAGCCTCCTTGCCGATTGTTTGCGGCAGGCCGATCCGGCCCGCAGCCGAAGGCCCGCAACGTCAGTGGAGGATGACCGACGGCGATTTTTTCCGTGGTGGTGCGGCGCGGCACGCGCCTGCCGGAAAAAATCGACGGGTCATTGCGGGATGGAGGAACGGAGGCCTTGGCCGGCCTGCCGCATGATCGGCAAGGGTGAAGGCGTCGATGGCGTGCAGGTTCAAGGAGAGGAAAAACCGGGGAGAATGGCGCGGTGACAGAGCGGACCGGCGCTGAGGCGGCATGGTGGTCGCGTTGTTCTGCGGCGACGGAAAGATTGTGCAGGTTTTCGGCAACATTGTTCCGGCTGTGCCGGCGCGTGCGTATGTCGGCGGAGAAGAGCGATGCGGAAAGCAAAAAAGAAACCGCCCCGCCGACAAGGCGGGGCGGTGGGTCAGCGGGATCTCACTTGGGCTGCGAGCGGCTCCAGATGAGATTGTGCTGGTCCTGCTCGTCTTCGACCAGGGTGGCGTAGATGGGAGCCGGGAGGCTCGGGTCGTCCAGCTTGACCGAGACGTAGGGGCGGTCCTGCTGCGAGGTGCGCTTCCAGGCGGCGCCGATTTCGACGTTGCCCGCGTAGACGCGGTAGTCGGGGCCGTTGGCGGTCGCCTCGATGGGGACGAACTTCGCCTTGGTGTTCAGCGCCAGGGTCTTGATCGCGCCGCTGAAAACGCCGTCTTCTGCCTTTGCGAAAGTGCCGATGTTAGCCATTGTCATTCTCCTTTGTTTGTTCAGGGACCGCGACCATCGCAGCCTCTATGGCGATCGGTTGCAGCAGGCCGCTCCGGCCCTCACTCGCCCGCAACGCAGTGGAGGATGACGAAGGGCGATTTTTTTTTGTGGTGAAGCGGCGCGGCACGCGCCTGCCAAAAAAAATCGAACCGTCATTGAGGGCCAAGGAGCGGAGGCCGCTTGCGGCCGGTCTGCGGCATGATCCGCCATAGTTTTGAGGCAGCGATGCTGTCGCTGGTGCCTGTTCATCGACAAACAAACGGGGAATGAGCGGTGGCTGTTCTGACATCGGGGGCAACGCGGCAAGGCAGTCGGCGGTGAAGGAATGTGGCGGGATGGTCCTGAGCGTCGTGCTGAACATAGGCGATGGGCGCGCGGTCGCGTGGCGGCGGTAATGGTATTCGATGTGCCGGACGGGGTCCGGGCAACGGCTTCGGAGCCGGTGAGAGAAAGGGCGCACTTTGCGGCAGGTCGCGACACCGCAACTGTCTTGGTCGAGCGCGAGGCGCAGGTCTTGCCTGCGTTCATCAGCCTCCGGTCGGGAGAGCAGGGGCGTGCCGATCAGGTCGGAGTGGGGTGTCGCACCAGCGATGACGTCGCCAAATGTCGTGCCGACAAGGCGGGGTGGTTTTGTGCGTGAGGCGCTTGATCTATGGGAGATCAGCGAGCGGGCGTTGGGTCGAGGCGCAGTGATGGCGGGAGATGGAAAGTTCTGCACATGGTGCCGGAAACCTCCTTGCCCTGCTCGGTTTTGGCGGTGAATTTGGTTCTCCACATGTCGCCGGCGTTGCAGCCGAACCAGGAATAGCCGCGGGGCTGGACGTCGGTGAGGCCATGCTGGGTGGCTGTGTCGATGGTGCCCTGTGGATCGACCCAGAGCGGATTCCAGACAGCGGCAACGATTCCGACCATGAGCCCGATGGAGACAAGATTAAATTTGGTTTTTACATCCATGAATCGCCTGCTTATTCTGCGCCTTTTCTATAACCATCCATACTCGCAATGTAATTCATTGACCCGATGCAACGCAAACTTTATGTGCGCTGCATGTTATCTTGTTGAAGTGGCCTAGTTTTTCCTGGGTGACGCGAACGGGTGTTCTATTTGTCGTTGTCGGTTTCCGCCTTCGGCTCGCGCAGCACGATGCGGCCGCCGCTGGCCGGCAGCAGTTCGAGGTCGAGCGTCATGCCCTTGCCGTCCTCGTGGCTGAAGGCCGCGCCGATCTTGGTCCAGTACGGCTTTTCGCGGTCGGGGACGTAGTAGGCAAGCAGCGCGGGCTGTTTCTTGGTTTTTGGCGCGGGCGCGGTCGTCGGTTTTTTGTCGGCGGCGGCGTCGGTTGTCTTCTTGCGTGGCATGGTCTGTCCTCTCTGGTTGTCGGTTGTTCAGCTGTTCGGTCGTTTCGTCGGGCGGCTGGGGTCTTGCGGGTCGGACGGCGGCGGCTCGACGGGCGCGGCGTCGCGGGGCATCGTCAGTTTGGCGTTGCGGATCAGGTCGACGGCGCTGTGGTGGGTCGCGCTGAGTTGCGGCGCGCGCGTGTCGCGGGCCGCGTTCGGGCTTTCCCGGCGGGTGACGATGTCGGTTGCGTTGACTGTGAAAGCCTGTCGTTTGTGGCCGCGGGTGTCGTGGTTGGATTTGACGGCCGGCGTGTGCTGGTCGGTGATGTCGTGGCCGTTCTGGCGGCAGTGACGATACCATTCGCGGGGGTTGAGCCGGTCGGGGTTGACGAGGTCGGTAATGTCGTCGGGCGTCATGTGCCCGGCCGCCAGGGCGGCGCGGTTGGCGACAGCCGCCATGCGCATGGCTCGGCTCATCGTCCGGAAGGCCTGGGCGCGGTCTTCGCGCTGCTCGAGTTTTCTGCGGTAGGCGTCGGTGATGTCGTCGCGGCAGGCGCGGAGTTCCTGCTGGCGGCGGAGCGCCTCGGCTTCCTCGCGCTGGCGGCGCAGGAGATCGAGGTCGGTCTGGCGTTCGTAGTAGCGGATGATGGCGGCAACGGCGGGAAGGCGTCGCAGCATGCGGCGTAAGGGTCGGTCGCGGAGCCGCATTAGGTGTTCGAATTCGGCCTTGTGCCTGGCCTTGAGGGCGAGCCGCTCCTCGATGTTCCGCAGCTCCTGTTTGAGGCGGGCGAGAAGCAGCATCAGGGCGTGTTTGCGACGGCGCTTGTCGGTTGCGGCGCGCAGTCGGGCGGCGTCGGTTTCGGCCTGCTGGTGGAGACGGGCAAGGCGGACGGCGGCGCGTTCCTTGAGGATGGCTTTGGCTTTCTGCACGTCGGGGACGCCGGCGAGGCTGGTCAGTTTGGCCTTGACGTCGCGGCTGCTGGCCCCGTCGATCTGGCGGGCCAGGCTGAAGATCTCGGCGTTGTCGTCGAGCACGACGAAGGCGCGCTTGTCGCCGATCGCCAGCGTGAAGCCGGCCGCCTCGAGCGCGGCGCGGAAGGCGTCGGCCGTGTCGGAGCCGCGGAACGCCTCGGTCAGGATCTGGCGGCGTTCCTTGACGGTCATGCCGGTCGCTTCCGACTGGATCTTTTCGGCGCGGGTGTAGTCCTGCCCGGGACGGGTGTGGCGGTCCGGATTCTTGGCCGCCCACGCCTGGAGGCCGAAGGGCAGGGGAACCTCGAGCTCGCGGAAGAACTGCACCGATAGGTCGGTCAGCTTGGCATGGTCGTGGCTCATGTGAACCGACTTGAGGCGGTCGCCGTCGGCATAGATGCGAGACCAGACGACATGGCAGTGCTCGCGGCCGTCCTTGACGTGGAAGATGACGGCACGCGGCTGCCCGGACAGCTTGAGCGTCTGCTCGATGCGCTCGATGGCGGCGAAATAGGCGGCCCGGTCGACGCGCACGGGCGGGTTGATCGACAGGCTGTAGAACGGCTCCTTGCAGCGGGTGCCGGCCGCCGTCGCTTCATATTCGGCGAACGCCCCGAACAGGTCGGCCGCGGTGGTGCCGCGCAGCTCGGCGATCGACACGTCTTCGTTGTCGACGCCGTTCATCAGATGGGCGGCAAGGTCGGTGGCGCCGGTGCGCTGTGAGCCTTTGAGGATCATGGCGAGGCCATCCGGTTGGGGCTGGGTGTGTCGGTTGACGCGGCCGGCATCGACGCGTCGGTTGGCGCGGTCGGTTCGGGCCAGGCCTCGGGCGGGTTGGCGGCCGGTTGCCAGATGGCGACGAGCGGTTCGGCAAGAACGACGGGCTGAGGCGCGGGCCGGACTGGCCGGGGGGTGCGGCCCATCGCCTGCAGGCAGAGGAAGCTCATGTCGGCGAGGTGATCGAGGGCGGCGGACAGGCGGGCATCGTCGGGATGCTTGGCGTCGGGGTGGGCTGCGATGAGGCGCAGCTGGTCAGCGACGGGGCCGAGGTCGCGGATCAGCCGGGCGACAAGCGTGGTGTCGGCCGCCGGCCGGCGGGTCGCCCGCGCCCTGGGTTCGTCGAGCAGCGCCATGCGGATCAGCGAGGCGACGGAGACGCCGGCCTGGTCGGCGTTGTCGCGCACCAGCGCGGCTTCCTCGTCGCTGAAGCGGGCCGAGAGCGAAATGCTGCGTTGCCGTGTGTCCGTGCCGCTCGTCATGTCCCCTCCTTGGTCGGGCGGTGGGTCTGGTGGCCCCTGCCACGCGCCAGTGCCATCTGTGCAAGAGGGCGGGAGCGCAGCAGGGGCCACCAGAAAGACAGAGAGATACGCGCGCGAAGGGCCAGGCAACGGGCGAAGGTTCAGGGGAGCGCCATCCCCTGACCAGGTATCCAAAGGGCTCGGAGGCCCTTGGCCCGCGTCCAGCCCGGGCAGGGCTGGTGCATGGGTCGGTCCAGATGGGAGAGGCAAATCTCCCGGCTCTGGTCGATGGGGTCCATGGGGAGCGCGAATGCTCCCCTGGTCCGGTGCAGCGGGATACGCTGCCGGCGCCTGCCCCTGCCCTCGACGGGCTGGGCGGGGCGCCCTGCGGGGATGCAACGGGGCCGGCTACGGAGGCCCCTTGCCAAGATGGCGCGGCGAGTCCGCGCACATCTTGAAACCCCCCCTATCGTGAAACTAGCACGCAGAGGTTAGAAAAAGATGAACCTACGGTTGCGGCGGGCATAAGCCTTTCAACCGAATATGGAAAGTTCCAACAGGCCAGAACAGGGCGCAGGTCAAGAGACGCCGGTCGGAGCCGGACTCCTGCCCTTGAAGGGGGAGCTAAGGGAAGAAATGGGGGAAGGCATGCCGGGGTGTGTCGGGGCAATTCTGCTGGTGGAGGGGCGGCGTTCGGGCATGATGTGGGGAAGGGGAAAGGGAGGGCGGATGGAGAAGGATCGGGAGAAGACAAGGACAGGGGAGAAAGGCGCCGAGGATCTGGAAGATCCTCGGGTGAACGAGGTCGGGTTGTGGGCCTTGGCGGGCCTGGCCTGTGTCGACGAAGGCGGTCGGTTGGTGACGTGCTGGGCTGTCAGCCGCGCGACCGTTCATTGATCCGGGCGCGACTGATAGAATAAAAGTTTGCTGTCTTTCCGTAATACTTGTATCTTGCGGGTGCCGGACTTGCCGACATTGCGGCCTGGCAGAAATATTGCGTGGGTTACAACGTATTTGATGACGGTTCTATAAGATCTTTTCTTCTGCAATGTTGTGACGGCGATGCCGCCCTGACGGAGCTGCTCGTCACTTGTCTGGAGCGCCCGTTGCGCAAGGGGCCTGACGGGCTGGTTCCGTTGAGGTCATTGCCCGTCGATGCGCCGACCTGGCTGGTCGAGCAGTTGAAGGCCGGGGTGGGGGTGCATCGTTTTCGTCCCGACGCCAGGCTGGCGGACCGGGTTGGCCGTGTTGCGTGCTGGATCATGACGGCGATGGCTCACGACGAGGCGTGGCTGCGCGATGTGGATGCGCAGGGCCGGCCGAGGAAGCTCCTGAAGATCGGGTCGCTGGCGCAGGCCGAAGCGGAGGCGGATAAGGCCATGCGGCGGTTTGCCTTCAACGCGGCGGCCGCGCCTTATGTTGACGGCGAGGGCGAGGCGACGGTGCAGACCTTTGCGAATGGCTACCGGATCGTCCAGCTGCTGACGCCGGCGGCGCTTGATCGTGAGAGCGCTGCGATGGGCAGTTGTGCTGGTGGGGGCGGCTATGATCGAGGCGTGGAAACGCAATACAAGCTCATCTATTCGCTGCGTGACGCCAAGGGCCTGTCGCATGTGACGCTGGAGGTGGATCCGGCGGAGAACAGCCTGGTGCAGTGTCTGGGCAAGCAGAACGTGGCGCCAGTTGCCCGGTATCTGCCGATGGTGCGGAGCTTTGTTAGACAGTGGCAGTTGCAGGTGACGGCGGCGGCGGCGCGGTGCGGGTTTGTCCAGGACGCGCTGACTCACGAACTGCATTCGCTATCGGCGTTGCCGCGGGGGTTGCATGTCGGGAAAGGCGGGCTCTGGTTGCATGACACGAAGATCGACGCGCTGCCCGAGGATCTGCGGGTGGACGGCAATTTGTATCTGGGCGGATCGGCGATTAAGCGGCTGCCGCGGGGGCTGATCGTCAGCGGCGGTATTGATCTGAGACGGAGTGCGGTCCGCGAGCTGCCGGCGCATTTGTCGGCGGAATGGTTGAGTCTGGAGGGAACGGCGATCGCTGCGTTGCCGCGCGGGCTGAGGATCGGCGGGGCGGCGGATTTGAGGGGGACGGAGATCACGGCTTTGCCGGATGACCTGCAGGTCGGCGGCGATCTGAATCTGTGGGGGACCGATGTCGCGGCGCTGCCCGAAGGGCTGCGCGTCGGCGGTCGGTTGGTTCTGGCTTGCACCAAGGTGATGAAGCTGCCGAGCGGCTTGTCGGCGCGGTCGCTGGATCTCCGGGGAACGCAGATTAGGGAGTTGCCGGACGACCTGAAGGTTTTGGGCGGGATCAGGCTGCCGAATGGCGAGGAAGGCGGGACGGTTGAGATGGCGCGGGCGGCGTTGGCGGCGCCCGCGACGTCTGGGGCGCGGCCTGGATTGCTGCGGCCGCGGGTGGGTTAGTTTTATCAATAGAGGAGTGACGCAGGAGGGCGTGATGGGACAAAGGCTGAACTATGAGGGGATTGTGAATGTAGGTGCCGTGACGTGGCTGGCAGTGACTTTTGCGACGCTGGCGAGCGCCGGGATCGGGGTGATGAATCATGCCAAGCAGCAATGGGTCGATGCGGTCAAGGCGACGATCGATGCGCCGGTGGTGGGCCGCGGTCAGAGCGAGCTGCGCATGGGCCCGTTGAAATACTTGTTCGATTTCGAGTCGGGCGTCGTCTTCATCGAAAACGGCGGTCACCAGGCCACGGTCGGGATGGACGATTTCGACAATCAGACGCTGCTCGAGGCGGTCAGGCAGCGCGGTTGTGCGGCGCCGGCGGCGGGTGCGCGGGCACTGGATCAGCTCGTGTGCGAGTGAGCTAGCAGGGGCTGAAGCGGCTGAGCACCATGTTGAGTGCCGGGGTCACGTCGAGGGCGCGGCCGACGGTGTCTTCGACCCAGTCATGCGCGGCGGGATGCACGTCGTGGGCGGCGGCAAGCGTGTGCTTCATCATCGCCAGGTTCTGGACT
Encoded here:
- a CDS encoding plasmid mobilization protein — its product is MTSGTDTRQRSISLSARFSDEEAALVRDNADQAGVSVASLIRMALLDEPRARATRRPAADTTLVARLIRDLGPVADQLRLIAAHPDAKHPDDARLSAALDHLADMSFLCLQAMGRTPRPVRPAPQPVVLAEPLVAIWQPAANPPEAWPEPTAPTDASMPAASTDTPSPNRMASP
- a CDS encoding relaxase/mobilization nuclease domain-containing protein — its product is MILKGSQRTGATDLAAHLMNGVDNEDVSIAELRGTTAADLFGAFAEYEATAAGTRCKEPFYSLSINPPVRVDRAAYFAAIERIEQTLKLSGQPRAVIFHVKDGREHCHVVWSRIYADGDRLKSVHMSHDHAKLTDLSVQFFRELEVPLPFGLQAWAAKNPDRHTRPGQDYTRAEKIQSEATGMTVKERRQILTEAFRGSDTADAFRAALEAAGFTLAIGDKRAFVVLDDNAEIFSLARQIDGASSRDVKAKLTSLAGVPDVQKAKAILKERAAVRLARLHQQAETDAARLRAATDKRRRKHALMLLLARLKQELRNIEERLALKARHKAEFEHLMRLRDRPLRRMLRRLPAVAAIIRYYERQTDLDLLRRQREEAEALRRQQELRACRDDITDAYRRKLEQREDRAQAFRTMSRAMRMAAVANRAALAAGHMTPDDITDLVNPDRLNPREWYRHCRQNGHDITDQHTPAVKSNHDTRGHKRQAFTVNATDIVTRRESPNAARDTRAPQLSATHHSAVDLIRNAKLTMPRDAAPVEPPPSDPQDPSRPTKRPNS
- a CDS encoding type IV secretory system conjugative DNA transfer family protein; this translates as MRNGIILLVAGVVAAAFGLALRGLFGPYFPTDDTIFVADWFPFLGDRNSVFGGTPVWVAVVLGVPGFWLVSRLVDWSESDDFKMMMAESSKTSRLWSRSEKFGKGGSAAFGGLLDEWDDLYKPGDVFLGRSMYDRSRIGSSDPRGVLTIASSRSGKGRSAIMPNLLMWPGSALIIDPKGTNAAVTALARGQGGGRLTHWLGQDVHVVDPFGIVKDVEGAGFNPLADIDIDSLTANEDIELLAEALVEPEREGGSNTKHFEESARIIIGGVIAFVLETFNNPTLMDVRAGLVQPDDRRAEMFKRMMDSTAAGGMPRNAATLVRSAGNQELGGMMTTVLRHTAWLDAPAMRQVLTRSSFVMGDLKKRPTSVYLVLPPEMLKIHGRFLRMFVNMTLSAVPRGGRSETPILMLMDEFYALGRLDSLVKASGALAGYNLRLWPMLQNISQLKELYPQNWQSFFANAGAVQVFGVNDTETAREVARMLGRRAVEEVRDGKTFRTMVNLIEEEELGEALSIDDGRQLILRSGRTPLLLKKLNYDRAFKRSEYMPDPDYREEVGWWEYWK
- a CDS encoding DUF736 domain-containing protein; the encoded protein is MANIGTFAKAEDGVFSGAIKTLALNTKAKFVPIEATANGPDYRVYAGNVEIGAAWKRTSQQDRPYVSVKLDDPSLPAPIYATLVEDEQDQHNLIWSRSQPK